In a single window of the Anabas testudineus chromosome 17, fAnaTes1.2, whole genome shotgun sequence genome:
- the dipk1aa gene encoding divergent protein kinase domain 1A isoform X1 — protein MARGLFPRAWVKKSFYFQARISFVRVKYLFLTWLTVLVGSWVLYVQYSTYTELCRGHECKNAICDKYRKGIIDGSACSSLCDKETLYLGRCLSTLPNNQVYTGSWGDHDGIIRCKLGDVVHYEFGEEPEPRRETSVFDKPTRGTSVEKFREMVFNHLKSKLGEQASLASFVSQILSVADGNRDGQVSLPEARSTWALLQMDEVLLGLLLQDRGHTPRLLGYCGDLYMTERVPYGPLYGLSLPWPLVSWVPSSVQRTMDQWFTPSWPRKAKISMGLLELVEDIFHGTYGSFLICDLAAAHFGYTDRHELRLTSTRTVVPETEFRRTMRALRCETDADCVYGVDCRTSCDVAEKRCKEEPVQPNLAKACSTLKDYLLRGAPSAMREELERQLYACMALKGNAGQMNMEHSLILNNLKALLWRQISHTKDS, from the exons GCTCGAATCTCCTTCGTTCGGGTGAAGTACCTGTTCCTCACATGGCTGACTGTGCTTGTGGGGAGCTGGGTTCTCTACGTGCAATACTCCACCTACACAGAACTGTGCAGAGGACACGAGTGCAAGAATGCCATT TGTGATAAATACAGGAAGGGAATCATTGATGGGTCGGCCTGTAGCAGTCTCTGTGACAAAGAAACACTCTACCTTGGCAGGTGTCTGTCAACATTGCCAAACAACCAG GTATACACAGGAAGCTGGGGAGACCATGATGGGATCATCCGCTGTAAGTTGGGGGACGTTGTGCACTACGAGTTTGGCGAGGAGCCAGAGCCACGGAGAGAAACCTCTGTGTTTGACAAGCCCACCAGAGGTACATCAGTGGAAAAGTTCAGAGAGATGGTCTTTAATCACCTCAAG TCTAAGCTTGGAGAGCAGGCGAGCCTCGCCAGCTTCGTCAGCCAGATCCTGTCTGTCGCTGATGGCAACAGAGATGGACAGGTGTCACTACCAGAAGCCCGCTCTACATGGGCCCTCCTGCAGATGGACGAG GTTCTGCTGGGTCTGCTGCTTCAGGACCGTGGACACACTCCTCGCCTCCTCGGCTACTGTGGGGACCTATACATGACGGAGCGAGTCCCTTACGGTCCCCTGTATGGTTTGTCTCTACCCTGGCCACTTGTGTCCTGGGTACCTAGCAGTGTGCAACGCACTATGGATCAGTGGTTCACCCCCTCGTGGCCTCGCAAAGCTAAGATCTCCATGGGTCTGCTGGAGCTAGTGGAGGACATCTTCCACGGCACCTACGGAAGCTTCCTCATCTGCGACCTTGCTGCAGCACACTTTGGTTACACTGACCGCCATGAACTCCGTCTGACCAGCACCCGAACAGTCGTTCCTGAGACTGAGTTCAGACGCACAATGCGAGCGCTGAGGTGCGAGACAGATGCTGACTGTGTGTATGGGGTGGACTGCAGGACGTCATGCGACGTGGCAGAGAAACGGTGCAAGGAGGAGCCGGTGCAGCCAAACTTGGCGAAGGCATGCAGCACGCTTAAGGACTACCTCTTGCGTGGGGCCCCATCAGCCATGAGGGAGGAACTGGAGAGGCAGCTGTATGCCTGTATGGCTCTCAAAGGTAATGCTGGACAGATGAACATGGAGCACTCACTCATCCTCAACAACCTGAAAGCTCTGCTGTGGAGACAGATCTCACACACAAAGGACTCGTGA
- the dipk1aa gene encoding divergent protein kinase domain 1A isoform X2, whose protein sequence is MRRFGIRIYRCASVFPSQARISFVRVKYLFLTWLTVLVGSWVLYVQYSTYTELCRGHECKNAICDKYRKGIIDGSACSSLCDKETLYLGRCLSTLPNNQVYTGSWGDHDGIIRCKLGDVVHYEFGEEPEPRRETSVFDKPTRGTSVEKFREMVFNHLKSKLGEQASLASFVSQILSVADGNRDGQVSLPEARSTWALLQMDEVLLGLLLQDRGHTPRLLGYCGDLYMTERVPYGPLYGLSLPWPLVSWVPSSVQRTMDQWFTPSWPRKAKISMGLLELVEDIFHGTYGSFLICDLAAAHFGYTDRHELRLTSTRTVVPETEFRRTMRALRCETDADCVYGVDCRTSCDVAEKRCKEEPVQPNLAKACSTLKDYLLRGAPSAMREELERQLYACMALKGNAGQMNMEHSLILNNLKALLWRQISHTKDS, encoded by the exons ATGAGGAGATTTGGGATTCGGATCTATCGTTGTGCTTCTGTTTTCCCCTCACAGGCTCGAATCTCCTTCGTTCGGGTGAAGTACCTGTTCCTCACATGGCTGACTGTGCTTGTGGGGAGCTGGGTTCTCTACGTGCAATACTCCACCTACACAGAACTGTGCAGAGGACACGAGTGCAAGAATGCCATT TGTGATAAATACAGGAAGGGAATCATTGATGGGTCGGCCTGTAGCAGTCTCTGTGACAAAGAAACACTCTACCTTGGCAGGTGTCTGTCAACATTGCCAAACAACCAG GTATACACAGGAAGCTGGGGAGACCATGATGGGATCATCCGCTGTAAGTTGGGGGACGTTGTGCACTACGAGTTTGGCGAGGAGCCAGAGCCACGGAGAGAAACCTCTGTGTTTGACAAGCCCACCAGAGGTACATCAGTGGAAAAGTTCAGAGAGATGGTCTTTAATCACCTCAAG TCTAAGCTTGGAGAGCAGGCGAGCCTCGCCAGCTTCGTCAGCCAGATCCTGTCTGTCGCTGATGGCAACAGAGATGGACAGGTGTCACTACCAGAAGCCCGCTCTACATGGGCCCTCCTGCAGATGGACGAG GTTCTGCTGGGTCTGCTGCTTCAGGACCGTGGACACACTCCTCGCCTCCTCGGCTACTGTGGGGACCTATACATGACGGAGCGAGTCCCTTACGGTCCCCTGTATGGTTTGTCTCTACCCTGGCCACTTGTGTCCTGGGTACCTAGCAGTGTGCAACGCACTATGGATCAGTGGTTCACCCCCTCGTGGCCTCGCAAAGCTAAGATCTCCATGGGTCTGCTGGAGCTAGTGGAGGACATCTTCCACGGCACCTACGGAAGCTTCCTCATCTGCGACCTTGCTGCAGCACACTTTGGTTACACTGACCGCCATGAACTCCGTCTGACCAGCACCCGAACAGTCGTTCCTGAGACTGAGTTCAGACGCACAATGCGAGCGCTGAGGTGCGAGACAGATGCTGACTGTGTGTATGGGGTGGACTGCAGGACGTCATGCGACGTGGCAGAGAAACGGTGCAAGGAGGAGCCGGTGCAGCCAAACTTGGCGAAGGCATGCAGCACGCTTAAGGACTACCTCTTGCGTGGGGCCCCATCAGCCATGAGGGAGGAACTGGAGAGGCAGCTGTATGCCTGTATGGCTCTCAAAGGTAATGCTGGACAGATGAACATGGAGCACTCACTCATCCTCAACAACCTGAAAGCTCTGCTGTGGAGACAGATCTCACACACAAAGGACTCGTGA
- the rpl5a gene encoding 60S ribosomal protein L5a, producing the protein MGFVKVVKSKAYFKRYEVKFRRRREGKTDFFARKRLVVQDKNKYNTPKYRMIIRFSNRDICCQIAYAKIEGDHIVCAAYSHELPKYGIAVGLTNYAAAYCTGLLLARRLLHKFGMDKVYEGQVEVTGDEFNVESIDGQPGAFTCYMDAGLARTTTGNKVFGALKGAVDGGLAIPHSVKRFPGYDAESKEFNAEVHRKHIMGMNVADYMSYLMEEDEEAYKKQFSRFIKNGVTPDTLVEMYKKAHAAIRANPAHEKKPQRDVKKKRWNRAKLSLAQRKDRVAQKKASFLRAQEEEAGDG; encoded by the exons ATG GGTTTCGTCAAAGTGGTGAAGAGCAAGGCCTACTTCAAGAGATATGAAGTCAAATTCAGGAGAAGGAGAG AGGGCAAAACCGACTTCTTCGCCCGCAAGCGCCTGGTTGTGCAGGATAAGAACAAGTACAACACACCCAAGTACCGAATGATCATCAGGTTCTCCAACAGGGATATCTGCTGCCAG ATTGCCTATGCAAAGATTGAAGGAGACCACATCGTGTGTGCTGCGTACTCTCATGAGTTGCCCAAATATGGCATTGCTGTAGGCCTCACAAACTACGCTGCAGCTTACTGCACTGGGCTGCTGCTTGCTCGTCGA TTGTTGCATAAATTTGGCATGGACAAGGTGTACGAGGGCCAGGTGGAGGTCACGGGGGATGAGTTCAACGTAGAGAGTATAGATGGGCAGCCAGGTGCCTTCACCTGCTACATGGATGCAGGCCTGGCCAGAACCACTACAGGAAACAAGGTGTTTGGAGCGCTTAAGGGAGCAGTTGACGGAGGGTTGGCCATTCCACACAG TGTAAAACGCTTCCCAGGTTACGATGCAGAGAGTAAAGAGTTCAACGCAGAAGTGCATCGGAAACACATCATGGGCATGAACGTTGCTGACTACATGTCTTACCTgatggaggaagatgaggaggccTATAAGAAGCAGTTCTCTCGTTTTATCAAAAATGGAGTCACACCAGACACa ttagtagaaatgtataaaaaagcACACGCCGCCATCAGAGCGAACCCCGCACACGAAAAGAAACCCCAGAGAGACGTCAAGAAGAAGAG GTGGAATCGCGCCAAATTATCTCTGGCACAGAGGAAGGACCGCGTCGCCCAGAAGAAGGCCAGTTTCTTACGAGcgcaagaagaagaagcaggggACGGTTAG